The following coding sequences are from one Desulfosoma caldarium window:
- a CDS encoding NADH-quinone oxidoreductase subunit B family protein, whose protein sequence is MSVTVASEWLNACSGCEISLVDLGERLLDVLNLVEIVHMPVLLDHKYFGQTGDKKHVDIPEAEVGLISGGIRNEEHAHIAAHMRSRCKVIIALGTCATHGGIPALANSFPVSDLLERCFTTESTDENPRTFEPPVPQLLDRCSALDEHIAVDVYLPGCPPHPDQLFSALTALVQGTMPELPAKSVCDTCPTVREGKGKLTELRRFLQNPFYSSPREPLDKMPCLLEQGFLCMGPVTRAGCGGDATTPRCIAARVPCRGCYGPVRHDGNPMLDMLNALASNGIDVKSLPEFPSLLRFAGAHRLLRPSRPRKER, encoded by the coding sequence ATGTCAGTGACCGTAGCCAGTGAATGGCTCAATGCCTGTTCCGGATGTGAAATTTCCCTGGTGGATCTGGGGGAACGCCTTCTGGACGTGCTCAATCTTGTGGAAATCGTCCATATGCCGGTTCTGTTGGATCACAAGTATTTCGGCCAGACCGGAGACAAAAAGCACGTGGATATTCCCGAAGCCGAAGTGGGTCTCATCAGCGGCGGCATTCGCAACGAAGAACATGCGCACATCGCTGCTCACATGCGATCCCGCTGCAAAGTGATCATCGCTTTGGGAACCTGCGCCACGCATGGAGGCATTCCCGCTTTGGCCAACAGCTTTCCGGTATCGGATCTTTTGGAACGGTGCTTTACCACGGAAAGTACCGACGAAAACCCTCGAACCTTTGAACCCCCTGTCCCTCAGCTTTTGGACAGATGCTCGGCCTTGGACGAACACATTGCCGTGGATGTGTACCTGCCGGGATGCCCGCCGCACCCAGACCAGCTCTTCTCGGCACTCACAGCCCTCGTGCAAGGAACAATGCCGGAACTTCCCGCCAAAAGCGTCTGCGACACGTGTCCGACGGTGCGCGAAGGCAAGGGAAAGCTGACGGAGCTGCGCCGATTTTTGCAAAATCCTTTCTATTCCAGCCCGAGGGAACCTCTGGACAAGATGCCATGTCTTTTGGAACAGGGCTTCCTGTGCATGGGCCCTGTGACACGAGCCGGCTGCGGCGGGGACGCCACAACGCCGCGATGCATCGCCGCCCGAGTCCCCTGTCGCGGCTGTTACGGCCCCGTGCGCCACGACGGCAACCCCATGCTGGACATGCTCAACGCTTTGGCCTCCAACGGCATCGACGTCAAATCTCTTCCGGAATTCCCGTCGCTTCTGCGCTTTGCGGGAGCCCACCGGTTGCTCAGGCCTTCACGGCCGCGAAAGGAGCGTTAG
- a CDS encoding Ni/Fe hydrogenase subunit alpha, protein MSREIHIQPITRIEGHASIQIQLNEAGDVQDARVNIMSLRGFEKFIEGKPAEEVPRIVSRICGICPWMHHLASNKAVDRCFGVTPPPAAQKLRELMQTIAHAEDKLLHFFFLAAADFVIGPDADYSVRNVIGIAKAHPELAQKVVHMRHRAKMVLEKFAGKAIHPIAGVVGGFSKPMLEEDRREILAQMRELLDFALFTLEFAKTKVFPPYMETIQSLGVIRTGFIGTVDATGALNLYDGRVRLMKPDGTFTEFDVQDYADVLGEHVEPYSYAKMPYAKVWNEGFCLDENNPRGIYRANTLARINVADRIATPRAQAELEEFREKFGRPAQATLLYHWARLIEEVYACEHAIELLEDPEICDPQVRAEVEPRAGRGVGSVEAPRGTLIHDYSTDENGLITRANLIVGTTHNIAPMNLSVKQAARSLIHQGVVDQGLLNRVEMAVRAYDP, encoded by the coding sequence ATGAGTCGGGAGATTCATATTCAGCCCATCACGCGCATCGAAGGCCACGCCTCCATTCAGATTCAGCTCAACGAGGCGGGCGATGTTCAGGATGCGCGCGTCAACATTATGTCTCTTCGAGGGTTTGAAAAATTCATCGAAGGCAAACCTGCCGAAGAGGTGCCTCGCATCGTCAGCCGCATCTGCGGCATCTGCCCCTGGATGCACCACTTGGCATCCAACAAGGCGGTGGACCGCTGCTTTGGTGTCACGCCACCCCCGGCCGCTCAAAAGCTGCGGGAACTCATGCAGACCATCGCCCATGCGGAAGATAAACTGCTGCACTTTTTCTTTTTGGCTGCCGCCGATTTCGTCATCGGCCCCGATGCTGATTACTCGGTGCGCAACGTAATCGGCATCGCCAAGGCACATCCGGAACTGGCCCAAAAAGTGGTGCACATGCGGCATCGCGCCAAGATGGTTCTGGAAAAATTCGCCGGCAAAGCCATCCATCCCATTGCGGGCGTGGTGGGTGGTTTTTCCAAACCCATGCTTGAAGAAGACCGCCGGGAAATTCTCGCCCAAATGCGGGAGCTGTTGGATTTTGCGCTGTTTACTTTGGAATTTGCCAAGACCAAAGTTTTTCCCCCGTACATGGAAACCATTCAGTCCCTGGGAGTCATTCGCACGGGATTTATCGGCACGGTGGATGCGACGGGCGCCCTAAATCTTTACGACGGGCGTGTTCGCCTCATGAAACCCGACGGAACCTTTACGGAATTTGACGTTCAGGACTACGCCGACGTTCTCGGGGAACATGTGGAACCGTATTCCTACGCCAAAATGCCTTATGCCAAGGTGTGGAACGAAGGCTTTTGTCTCGACGAAAACAACCCTCGAGGCATCTATCGGGCCAATACATTAGCCCGCATCAACGTGGCGGATCGCATCGCCACCCCTCGAGCGCAGGCGGAATTGGAGGAATTCCGCGAAAAATTCGGCCGCCCCGCCCAAGCGACGCTCCTCTATCACTGGGCCCGGCTTATCGAAGAAGTCTATGCCTGCGAGCACGCCATTGAACTCTTGGAGGATCCCGAGATTTGCGATCCCCAGGTTCGGGCCGAGGTGGAACCTCGAGCGGGCCGCGGCGTCGGCAGCGTGGAGGCGCCCCGCGGAACCCTCATTCATGACTACTCCACGGACGAGAACGGCTTGATCACTCGAGCCAATCTCATTGTCGGAACCACCCACAACATCGCTCCCATGAACCTGAGCGTTAAGCAGGCGGCTCGATCCCTCATTCACCAAGGCGTCGTGGATCAGGGACTTTTGAACCGCGTGGAAATGGCGGTGCGCGCCTACGACCCCTGA
- a CDS encoding SHOCT domain-containing protein, with product MIHTASTVLTMVMKAFGAQARAPWLATGLGSWASPWCPFFGGWAGGWFPLIFGVLFWVLVCVSMILVIRRLLRSSPDDARPSTGSSRAEEILKERYARGEITEEEFHKMLGQIR from the coding sequence ATGATCCACACCGCATCGACTGTCTTGACCATGGTTATGAAGGCTTTCGGCGCCCAGGCGCGAGCTCCGTGGTTGGCTACGGGTCTCGGTTCGTGGGCCTCTCCGTGGTGTCCTTTTTTCGGGGGATGGGCCGGAGGATGGTTTCCCTTGATTTTCGGCGTCCTTTTCTGGGTGCTTGTCTGTGTCTCCATGATCCTTGTGATCCGCCGACTGCTTCGGTCTTCACCGGACGACGCGCGGCCGTCGACCGGGTCGTCACGGGCTGAGGAAATTCTCAAAGAGCGGTATGCCCGGGGCGAGATCACGGAAGAGGAGTTTCACAAAATGCTGGGCCAGATCCGGTGA
- a CDS encoding NifB/NifX family molybdenum-iron cluster-binding protein: MPETTSPFEQGFIKVAIPRFGPNVAPHFATAPEILLCVFHKGRVRLRIPLDMAKQTVQQKLEKVLALGVQVFICGAIEERARVFLERRGIRVLSNRSGPVAEVVRRFASKEEKQRPSSPSPTL; the protein is encoded by the coding sequence ATGCCCGAGACGACCTCGCCTTTCGAACAGGGCTTCATCAAGGTGGCCATTCCCCGCTTCGGGCCCAATGTCGCGCCCCACTTCGCCACGGCGCCGGAAATCCTTTTGTGCGTCTTTCACAAAGGCCGCGTGCGCCTGCGAATACCTCTCGACATGGCAAAACAGACGGTGCAACAAAAACTGGAAAAGGTATTGGCCCTGGGCGTGCAAGTCTTCATTTGCGGAGCCATCGAGGAGCGGGCTCGGGTTTTCCTGGAACGTCGCGGCATTCGGGTGCTCAGCAATCGTTCGGGGCCGGTGGCTGAAGTTGTCCGCCGTTTTGCTTCGAAGGAAGAAAAGCAGAGGCCTTCCTCCCCCAGCCCGACACTTTGA
- a CDS encoding sigma-54 interaction domain-containing protein — protein MNGRHEEGFRPGTTSVCGLTDDGHTCCLIMNSIGDGLFMVGRDRRIEGFFNHAAERLTGFRIQEALGRTCYDVLRSDLCQTQCPLDLVFQTGEGVRDRPARIVTRDHREVPVCISVSPIKDDQGRVVAAVEVVRDCSVEEDLRKVLHDSYHFGEVVSKNPLMQEILELLPVVAESPSTVLIQGESGTGKSMLARIIHQLSPRRDGPFVKLNCGTIPDPLLESELFGYRKGAFTDAKKDKPGRLQSAEGGTLFLDEVQCMSGALQVKLLRFLEERVFVPLGTTEPESADVRIVAASNVDLERKVEDGTFRADLFYRLNVIGIRLPTLAERREDIPLLARHMLKKYNAVCGKNIREISEHALSLLMNYDFPGNVRELENIIEHACVLCSGPIIEVKHLPMDVVGKVRTRRRENPDASPLASSEERTIRWVLRKVDGNRVEAARELGISRATLWRKMKRYGIS, from the coding sequence ATGAACGGCAGGCACGAAGAAGGTTTCCGCCCCGGGACAACGTCCGTGTGTGGTTTGACCGACGACGGGCACACCTGCTGTTTGATCATGAACAGCATCGGCGATGGGCTTTTCATGGTCGGCCGGGATCGGCGCATTGAAGGCTTCTTCAACCATGCCGCGGAACGCCTCACGGGGTTTCGTATCCAAGAGGCCCTGGGACGGACCTGTTATGACGTGTTACGCTCCGACCTGTGCCAGACCCAGTGCCCTCTGGACCTCGTTTTTCAGACCGGTGAAGGGGTTCGGGATCGCCCCGCGCGGATCGTCACTCGAGATCACCGGGAAGTGCCCGTGTGCATTTCGGTCTCCCCCATCAAGGATGATCAGGGGCGGGTGGTTGCGGCGGTGGAAGTGGTTCGGGATTGCAGTGTGGAGGAGGACCTCCGCAAGGTGCTACACGATTCTTACCATTTCGGCGAAGTGGTCAGCAAAAACCCGCTCATGCAGGAAATTCTTGAGCTTCTGCCCGTCGTGGCCGAAAGCCCCAGCACGGTGTTGATCCAGGGGGAAAGCGGTACGGGCAAGAGCATGCTGGCCCGCATCATCCACCAGCTTAGCCCCCGCCGCGACGGTCCCTTCGTGAAACTCAATTGTGGAACGATCCCAGACCCTCTCTTGGAATCGGAGCTCTTCGGGTATCGCAAGGGCGCGTTTACCGATGCGAAGAAAGACAAACCGGGACGTTTGCAAAGCGCTGAGGGCGGCACCCTTTTTCTTGACGAAGTGCAGTGCATGTCCGGTGCACTTCAGGTCAAGCTTCTACGGTTCTTGGAAGAACGGGTTTTTGTTCCTTTGGGCACCACAGAACCCGAGTCCGCCGATGTGCGCATTGTGGCGGCCAGTAATGTGGATTTGGAGCGCAAGGTTGAAGATGGCACCTTTCGAGCTGATCTCTTTTACCGGTTGAACGTGATCGGTATTCGGTTGCCTACGCTGGCGGAACGACGGGAAGACATCCCCTTGCTGGCTCGCCACATGCTGAAAAAGTACAACGCCGTGTGCGGGAAAAACATTCGTGAAATTTCGGAGCACGCTTTGAGTCTTTTGATGAACTATGACTTTCCGGGGAACGTCAGGGAGTTGGAAAACATCATCGAACACGCCTGCGTTCTGTGTTCCGGTCCCATCATCGAGGTGAAACACCTGCCCATGGATGTGGTGGGCAAGGTCCGAACCCGCCGCCGGGAAAACCCTGACGCCTCCCCTTTGGCCTCGTCCGAAGAACGCACCATCCGCTGGGTGCTGCGCAAGGTCGACGGCAACCGCGTGGAAGCGGCTCGAGAGCTGGGTATCAGCCGCGCGACGCTATGGCGCAAGATGAAACGTTACGGCATTTCTTAA
- a CDS encoding acyl-CoA dehydratase activase, with product MRDFERLMLPLMARGLLTVEKLRAMTRRSALDALHHEILRFLAALYAKRKPTVLAGFFFPVELLHGHGMTPMFGEFLASALASTGLEKSALTAVDGEGFPVESCTFHRAAMAAFLKGYLPSVDAVAATTHLCDTQCKALEELAARLDIPFIVLDVPQEDTPEARTYLAQQIEHADSVLSTLSGKRPSRTDWERVFGYSNEARAAMVRLNKLRAAAPAGVCGKDVSTALIQAQLMTGLPQTPRLLKRLAEEIRWVSTSVDSAHGAFRLVWLLTFPYFKGNFVPFMERTLNLWPVLDEITHVFWDPLDPQRPYESLAVKLLQNPGLGPVDRRVEMVERMVREAKPDGVVHFSHWGCRQGQGGVRAVAELLERLNVPFLDLDGDCIDSRSYAEGPTRTRLEGFVELLRTRAGTHRKTSASRDGLFAGIDIGSMTAKAVVVDSQGDMVAHIMSATGASARRAAASLDRFLREVSQRYGPVRRCVATGYGRKVVDFADEQVTEITCHARGMWHLFPEVRTIIDIGGQDTKAIAVNDRGEVENFLMNDKCAAGTGRFLELMARALEMDIEDLSALGARASRAVPISSVCSVFAESEVVSHIAEGHPVEAICRGICESVAERTAALLKKVGRRPVVAMTGGVAKNVGVVKALERRLAGRIATAPEPQIIGALGAALLARDSA from the coding sequence ATGCGGGACTTTGAGCGTTTGATGTTGCCGCTCATGGCCAGAGGTTTGCTCACCGTTGAAAAACTGAGAGCCATGACCCGAAGGTCGGCTCTCGATGCTTTGCACCATGAAATCCTGCGCTTTTTGGCCGCGTTGTATGCGAAGAGGAAACCCACGGTGCTGGCGGGCTTTTTCTTTCCCGTGGAACTGCTCCACGGCCACGGCATGACGCCCATGTTCGGCGAATTCCTGGCTTCGGCTTTGGCTTCCACGGGCCTTGAAAAAAGCGCTCTCACGGCAGTGGATGGGGAAGGCTTCCCCGTGGAAAGCTGCACATTTCACCGTGCCGCCATGGCCGCTTTCCTCAAAGGGTATCTGCCCTCTGTGGATGCGGTGGCGGCGACGACCCATCTGTGCGACACCCAGTGCAAGGCCTTGGAAGAACTGGCCGCACGCCTGGATATTCCCTTCATCGTCCTCGATGTTCCTCAGGAAGATACGCCGGAGGCTCGCACCTATTTGGCGCAGCAGATCGAGCACGCGGACAGTGTTCTGTCGACGCTGAGCGGGAAAAGACCGAGCCGCACTGACTGGGAGCGCGTTTTTGGCTACAGTAACGAAGCCCGGGCCGCGATGGTCCGGCTGAATAAGCTTCGAGCCGCAGCGCCTGCCGGCGTGTGCGGCAAGGACGTGAGCACGGCCTTGATTCAGGCGCAGCTCATGACCGGCCTGCCGCAGACGCCTCGGCTCTTGAAGCGCCTTGCGGAAGAGATTCGTTGGGTGTCGACCTCCGTGGATTCCGCCCATGGCGCCTTCCGCCTCGTTTGGCTCCTCACCTTTCCCTATTTCAAGGGAAATTTCGTCCCCTTCATGGAACGGACACTGAACCTGTGGCCCGTGCTGGATGAGATCACCCACGTGTTTTGGGATCCTTTGGATCCGCAGCGTCCCTACGAGAGCCTGGCGGTCAAGCTGCTTCAGAACCCCGGGCTGGGACCCGTGGACAGGCGGGTGGAGATGGTGGAGCGCATGGTGCGGGAGGCGAAACCCGACGGGGTGGTCCATTTTTCCCATTGGGGATGCCGTCAGGGCCAGGGCGGGGTGCGGGCTGTGGCGGAACTGTTGGAAAGGCTCAACGTTCCTTTTCTGGATCTTGACGGGGATTGCATCGACAGCCGCAGCTATGCGGAAGGGCCGACGCGGACGCGATTGGAGGGTTTCGTGGAGCTTTTAAGAACGCGTGCGGGAACACATCGAAAAACGAGCGCCTCGCGAGACGGGCTTTTTGCCGGAATCGACATCGGGTCCATGACGGCCAAAGCCGTGGTGGTGGACTCGCAAGGGGACATGGTGGCGCACATCATGAGCGCCACCGGGGCGAGTGCCCGTCGGGCGGCGGCCTCCCTGGATCGGTTCCTTCGTGAGGTTTCCCAACGATACGGGCCTGTGCGTCGATGCGTGGCGACGGGCTACGGCCGCAAAGTGGTGGATTTTGCCGACGAGCAGGTGACCGAAATCACGTGCCATGCGCGCGGCATGTGGCACCTGTTTCCCGAGGTGCGCACCATCATCGATATCGGCGGACAGGACACCAAAGCCATTGCGGTCAACGACCGGGGCGAGGTGGAAAATTTTCTCATGAACGACAAGTGCGCCGCGGGAACGGGGCGTTTTTTGGAACTCATGGCTCGAGCCCTGGAGATGGACATCGAGGATTTGAGCGCCCTGGGTGCCAGGGCGTCTCGGGCCGTGCCCATCAGTTCGGTCTGTTCCGTTTTTGCCGAAAGCGAGGTGGTCTCCCACATTGCGGAGGGGCATCCGGTGGAGGCCATCTGTCGGGGCATTTGCGAGAGCGTGGCAGAACGCACCGCGGCCTTGCTGAAAAAGGTCGGGCGGCGTCCCGTGGTCGCCATGACCGGGGGAGTGGCGAAAAACGTCGGGGTTGTGAAGGCCTTGGAGCGGCGTCTCGCAGGGCGCATTGCGACGGCCCCGGAGCCTCAGATCATCGGTGCCCTGGGAGCCGCCCTTCTGGCCCGGGACAGCGCCTGA
- a CDS encoding 2-hydroxyacyl-CoA dehydratase subunit D, whose amino-acid sequence MMGVRAVSRPEKTLLDGNGAAPAVGWLCSATPEELLLAAGFRPVRLYGFEARGEESEAVLPTTFCAYVHGVLQAALSGAFRHMAAVVVVNSCDAMRRLADVWERHIKAPPVYRLDFPFVGGPAAESYWVAVLKKLAAFLKALSGRAMTEADLRQAVAILNETRLRVRTLDGLRAALNRGISGTDYMQWLVKAFVEDKRGFLAESAALCTLAETFKDGIGMNVRVVLGGCAGDARLLVRRVEACGTQVVADALCTGTRHFDTLVREDADPLRAVARRYLHRAPCARRVDAMGFVDYILRLVRETKADGVIFPTLKFCDMVRWRLPRLAAVMAQERIPFLHVERDGSAASWGQMETRVQAFVEMVGKRRDPPMAGRKDRHAGL is encoded by the coding sequence ATGATGGGGGTGCGTGCCGTGAGTCGGCCTGAGAAAACGCTCCTTGACGGCAACGGCGCCGCTCCGGCCGTGGGCTGGTTGTGCTCGGCAACTCCTGAGGAACTCCTCTTGGCGGCCGGTTTTAGGCCTGTGAGGCTCTATGGGTTTGAAGCGCGCGGAGAAGAATCCGAGGCGGTTCTGCCGACCACCTTTTGCGCCTATGTCCACGGGGTGCTTCAAGCCGCCCTGAGCGGCGCTTTTCGGCATATGGCGGCCGTCGTGGTGGTGAACTCCTGCGATGCCATGAGGCGCCTTGCGGATGTGTGGGAGCGTCACATCAAGGCCCCGCCTGTGTATCGGCTCGATTTTCCCTTTGTCGGCGGTCCGGCGGCGGAAAGCTACTGGGTGGCAGTCCTGAAAAAACTGGCGGCCTTTTTAAAGGCCCTTTCAGGGAGGGCCATGACGGAGGCGGACCTTCGCCAGGCGGTGGCGATCCTGAACGAGACACGGCTCAGGGTGCGAACGCTGGATGGGTTGCGGGCTGCGCTGAATCGCGGGATATCCGGAACCGATTACATGCAATGGCTGGTCAAGGCTTTCGTGGAAGACAAGAGGGGTTTTCTTGCCGAAAGCGCCGCGCTGTGCACCCTCGCAGAAACTTTCAAAGACGGCATCGGGATGAATGTGCGTGTGGTGCTGGGCGGATGCGCGGGGGATGCGCGGCTTCTCGTGCGACGGGTGGAAGCGTGCGGGACCCAGGTTGTGGCCGACGCCCTGTGTACGGGAACACGCCATTTCGATACACTCGTTCGGGAAGACGCCGATCCGCTGCGGGCCGTGGCGCGCCGGTATCTCCACCGAGCGCCCTGTGCCCGGCGCGTGGACGCCATGGGTTTTGTGGATTACATCTTGCGTCTGGTTCGAGAAACGAAAGCGGACGGGGTGATTTTTCCGACCTTGAAGTTTTGCGACATGGTGCGGTGGCGACTCCCGCGCCTGGCCGCCGTGATGGCGCAGGAGAGAATCCCGTTTTTGCACGTGGAACGGGATGGATCGGCGGCTTCATGGGGGCAGATGGAAACCCGGGTGCAGGCCTTTGTGGAAATGGTCGGCAAGAGACGGGATCCGCCGATGGCGGGGAGGAAGGATAGGCATGCGGGACTTTGA
- a CDS encoding ammonia-dependent NAD(+) synthetase codes for MKRAEAVSRNPPAGETSEGFWEAAFVAFWRRTIREGVVRGPSRAVALGASGGLDSAVCAALCATSGVPTLAVQMIDRRVLGENYNLHLYERLGVELIPVDITGVVGEREKPLRLPPYWTTQFGLQILTRLAPRPLLWALVLRMKRSPTPPLVGRHYERLLTAHRVRKAVLETIAAKRGAAIVVCANRTELELGYFVEGGIDDVTIGRWAPLAGLYKFQVRRLAAFLGLPPAVLAQRPSPGFGGVGDEHFLGPYELVDLVLLGFGRGLSDAAVLQVMSHYVRSLHKRYSRRLRPYLCPGYVRYLRCLWEMRLRKGGAQQGGDGA; via the coding sequence ATGAAACGGGCTGAAGCGGTATCGCGGAATCCGCCGGCCGGTGAGACAAGCGAGGGGTTTTGGGAAGCGGCCTTTGTGGCATTCTGGAGGCGCACGATTCGGGAGGGCGTTGTGCGCGGCCCCTCTCGTGCCGTGGCCTTGGGTGCGAGCGGGGGCCTGGACAGTGCGGTGTGCGCCGCCCTCTGTGCGACCTCTGGAGTGCCCACGCTGGCGGTGCAGATGATCGATCGGCGGGTCCTGGGGGAAAACTACAATCTGCATCTTTACGAACGCTTAGGGGTTGAACTCATCCCTGTGGACATTACGGGCGTAGTGGGAGAGCGGGAAAAGCCTCTGCGGCTCCCGCCCTATTGGACGACACAGTTCGGGCTGCAGATCCTCACTCGACTGGCTCCGCGACCTTTGCTCTGGGCCTTGGTCCTTCGGATGAAGAGGTCGCCGACTCCCCCCCTGGTGGGGCGTCATTACGAGCGGCTTCTGACGGCCCACAGGGTCCGAAAGGCGGTGCTGGAGACCATCGCCGCCAAACGCGGGGCGGCCATCGTGGTGTGCGCCAACCGCACCGAGTTGGAACTCGGTTATTTTGTGGAAGGCGGCATTGACGATGTGACCATAGGGCGATGGGCTCCTTTGGCCGGGCTCTACAAATTTCAAGTGCGCCGTTTGGCCGCCTTTCTTGGACTCCCGCCGGCGGTCCTTGCGCAAAGACCTTCCCCGGGCTTTGGGGGCGTTGGAGATGAACATTTTCTTGGCCCGTACGAACTGGTGGATCTGGTTTTGCTGGGTTTTGGACGAGGGCTGTCGGACGCTGCGGTTCTTCAGGTCATGTCCCATTACGTGCGAAGCCTGCACAAGCGCTACTCAAGGCGGCTAAGGCCCTATCTCTGCCCGGGCTACGTGCGATACCTGCGATGCCTTTGGGAGATGAGGCTTAGGAAAGGTGGGGCGCAACAAGGAGGAGATGGGGCATGA